From Nitrospirota bacterium, the proteins below share one genomic window:
- the hydE gene encoding [FeFe] hydrogenase H-cluster radical SAM maturase HydE has translation MCYSIPGKVISISNNIALIDYFGEKKEALVDVEDIKTGDYVFAQGGVIVQKLGEDEAIGILAGWEELFFKLQEKDRILSETNPPQLFNGGGENQRDKNVPPILNLFMDRRGFPTTPEILLSGPLTKERLLTLLRCTDKEQIIHICKTANAIRHKIHKNASCVHGILEFSNFCKNDCAYCGIRGENRKIERYRMTVDEIVHEVITGVNKYGFKALVLQSGEDSYYTTERLVEIISRIRKGAGVLLILSIGERDVESYRKLYNAGARGVLIRFETSNTHIYRKIHTTLQYENRLNILKELKDIGYLIATGSLIGLPGQTEEDILEDIFLARSLNTEMYSFGPFIPHPDTPLAGMTAIDLQTMLKVIAVTRLAVNDGNILVTSAVEKLFGNEGLQQALMAGGNSIMINLTPERYRRLYSIYPGKGEENSNIRKNITETMSLLHSLGRAPMDVGK, from the coding sequence ATGTGTTATTCAATTCCAGGAAAAGTCATCAGTATTAGCAATAATATCGCACTCATAGATTACTTCGGTGAAAAAAAAGAGGCATTAGTTGATGTTGAAGATATAAAGACAGGCGACTATGTCTTTGCCCAGGGCGGGGTTATTGTGCAAAAACTTGGGGAAGATGAAGCGATCGGCATACTTGCAGGCTGGGAGGAGTTGTTTTTCAAGCTGCAAGAGAAGGATCGCATTCTTTCAGAGACAAATCCCCCCCAATTGTTCAATGGGGGAGGAGAAAATCAGCGGGACAAGAATGTCCCGCCTATCCTCAATTTATTCATGGATAGGCGGGGTTTTCCAACCACGCCGGAGATATTATTGAGTGGCCCTCTTACAAAAGAAAGACTTCTCACCCTTCTACGATGCACAGATAAAGAGCAGATAATACACATCTGCAAAACCGCCAACGCCATCCGCCACAAAATCCACAAAAATGCCTCCTGTGTTCATGGGATTCTTGAGTTTTCCAATTTCTGTAAGAATGATTGTGCCTATTGCGGTATAAGGGGTGAAAACAGAAAAATCGAAAGATACAGGATGACCGTAGATGAGATAGTGCATGAGGTCATCACCGGTGTAAACAAATACGGGTTTAAGGCATTAGTACTTCAATCAGGTGAAGACAGCTATTACACAACTGAAAGGCTTGTTGAGATTATCAGCAGGATAAGAAAAGGTGCCGGGGTTCTCCTTATCCTGAGTATTGGAGAAAGAGATGTAGAATCTTACAGAAAATTATATAATGCAGGTGCAAGGGGAGTCCTGATAAGGTTTGAGACATCCAATACACATATTTACAGGAAGATACATACAACGCTTCAATATGAGAACCGTCTGAATATACTTAAAGAGTTGAAGGATATTGGTTATCTGATAGCTACCGGCTCACTTATAGGATTGCCAGGCCAGACTGAGGAGGATATTCTGGAGGACATATTCCTTGCGCGTTCACTGAATACAGAGATGTATTCGTTCGGTCCTTTTATCCCGCATCCCGATACACCGCTTGCAGGTATGACAGCGATTGACCTTCAAACCATGCTGAAGGTAATCGCAGTAACAAGGCTTGCTGTAAATGACGGCAACATCCTTGTAACATCAGCAGTAGAAAAGTTGTTTGGAAACGAAGGGCTACAGCAGGCACTTATGGCAGGCGGGAATTCCATTATGATAAACCTTACGCCTGAGAGATACCGCAGACTCTATTCCATTTACCCCGGTAAAGGTGAAGAAAACAGCAATATCAGAAAAAATATAACAGAAACCATGTCGCTGCTCCACTCCCTCGGAAGGGCACCGATGGATGTGGGGAAGTGA
- a CDS encoding hydrogenase maturation protease has protein sequence MIKDRLLVIGLGNILMGDDGVGVHVIHELKRYNMAGNVDIVDGGTAGIDLLDILSLYQRVFVTDAIVTKGEGDVRIRLFTIDDLLFKQADSDYSMHDVDLTSTINLMKALDMDIPAITIIGIPAVDIAPGLGLSEECKRYSEVAIQLLIKMVKYFYLNPQKLVQTLDDKLTPENIMEELHDLL, from the coding sequence TTGATTAAAGACAGACTGCTTGTTATTGGGCTTGGCAATATACTCATGGGAGATGATGGTGTCGGGGTGCATGTTATCCATGAGCTGAAGAGATACAATATGGCAGGGAATGTGGATATTGTTGACGGCGGTACAGCAGGCATTGACCTGTTAGATATTCTCTCATTATATCAGAGGGTGTTTGTTACTGATGCAATAGTGACAAAGGGGGAAGGTGATGTAAGGATACGGTTGTTTACAATAGATGACCTTTTATTTAAACAGGCTGACAGCGATTATTCTATGCATGACGTTGACCTGACATCTACTATTAACCTTATGAAGGCATTGGATATGGATATACCGGCTATCACAATAATAGGCATACCGGCTGTAGATATTGCTCCCGGATTAGGGTTATCAGAGGAATGTAAACGGTATTCAGAAGTTGCAATCCAGTTGCTTATTAAGATGGTAAAGTATTTCTATCTCAACCCCCAAAAATTAGTCCAGACACTTGATGATAAGCTAACCCCGGAAAATATTATGGAGGAACTACATGATCTCTTATGA
- a CDS encoding cyclic nucleotide-binding domain-containing protein, translated as MISYDDMKGIDFFKDFTEDELRAVQVICNEESYRAGDIIFNEDTPAMHLYVLKSGKVSIDIKVGSGKYISVLTLSNFAEPLGWSALVEPFRFTATTRCVEDSTIISIDAIKLLDLIMNDYRMGFLVMRRIARLISERVRDTRLQLIHTFYG; from the coding sequence ATGATCTCTTATGATGACATGAAGGGCATAGATTTTTTTAAAGATTTTACTGAGGATGAATTAAGGGCAGTACAGGTGATATGTAATGAAGAGAGCTACAGGGCCGGGGATATTATTTTCAATGAAGATACCCCTGCCATGCACCTCTATGTTCTGAAGAGCGGAAAGGTTTCAATAGATATTAAGGTAGGAAGTGGAAAATATATCAGTGTGCTGACCTTATCAAACTTTGCTGAACCCCTTGGATGGTCTGCACTTGTTGAGCCATTCAGGTTCACTGCAACCACACGATGTGTTGAAGATTCAACCATCATCTCAATAGATGCAATAAAACTTTTGGACCTGATAATGAACGACTACCGCATGGGATTCCTTGTCATGCGAAGGATAGCCCGTCTTATCTCAGAAAGGGTAAGGGATACACGGTTACAGTTGATTCATACGTTTTACGGGTGA